A single Planctomycetota bacterium DNA region contains:
- a CDS encoding PA14 domain-containing protein, with the protein MFPRRDLAGLAVGLVLCAGLVAEAVPIIGPNGSGSYNAYEIITGSYTWDQARVDAMTRSFPGVGPIGANPTLFGHLATLTSALENDYLALYTPSGEFWIGLTDSSATSTLDGATMPGSEAGSNKGIGSGWAWVTGEPYAFERFGAGEPNDSGGEDAVHRRPDGLWNDHQAGSSLGQGNHTLSYIIEWELNLPTAPPGGNPLLGVGPKGGFGFFGIREVRNNGTLNSVNDAINSLMSGLGTIIDGKGATVNHNDPNNPGGGGYFGNGSKAPFLSNTAGDDDDIAFLAHGYVLIPTSGMYTFGFRGDDGSRLRLLGAEFAHRWGGGIALGDTVAFLSPTGDSNTGAATYLDAGVHELEFIFFERGGGAFVELWAAPGDYSSFDGNAFRLVGDVANGGLGLVPEPTTLALAGLGLAALARRRRRAG; encoded by the coding sequence ATGTTCCCTCGGCGCGACCTGGCGGGGCTCGCTGTCGGGCTGGTGCTGTGCGCGGGTCTGGTGGCGGAGGCCGTGCCCATCATCGGGCCCAACGGCAGCGGCAGCTACAATGCCTACGAGATCATCACGGGCTCGTACACGTGGGATCAAGCCCGGGTGGACGCGATGACGCGCTCGTTCCCCGGCGTGGGCCCCATCGGGGCCAATCCCACGCTGTTCGGGCATCTGGCCACGCTGACGAGCGCGCTCGAGAACGACTACCTGGCCCTCTACACCCCGAGCGGCGAATTCTGGATCGGGCTCACCGACAGCAGCGCCACGAGCACCCTGGACGGAGCGACCATGCCCGGCAGCGAGGCCGGCAGCAACAAGGGCATCGGCTCGGGCTGGGCGTGGGTGACAGGCGAGCCCTATGCCTTCGAGCGCTTCGGCGCCGGCGAGCCGAACGATTCGGGCGGCGAGGACGCCGTGCACCGCCGCCCCGATGGGTTGTGGAACGACCACCAGGCCGGCAGCTCGCTAGGGCAGGGCAATCACACGCTCTCATACATCATCGAGTGGGAGCTGAACCTGCCCACCGCGCCGCCGGGCGGCAACCCGCTGCTGGGCGTGGGACCCAAGGGCGGCTTCGGCTTCTTCGGCATCCGCGAGGTGCGCAACAACGGCACCCTCAACAGCGTGAACGACGCCATCAACTCCCTGATGTCGGGCCTGGGCACGATCATTGACGGCAAGGGCGCCACCGTGAATCACAACGACCCGAACAACCCGGGCGGCGGGGGTTACTTCGGCAATGGCAGCAAGGCGCCCTTCCTGTCGAACACGGCCGGCGACGACGACGACATCGCCTTCCTCGCGCACGGCTACGTGCTGATCCCGACCTCGGGCATGTACACCTTCGGCTTTCGTGGCGACGACGGCTCGCGCCTGCGGCTGCTGGGCGCCGAGTTCGCCCACCGTTGGGGCGGCGGCATCGCGCTCGGCGACACGGTCGCCTTCCTTAGCCCGACGGGCGACAGCAACACCGGCGCCGCCACTTATCTCGACGCGGGCGTTCACGAGCTCGAGTTCATCTTCTTCGAGCGCGGCGGCGGTGCCTTTGTGGAGCTGTGGGCCGCGCCGGGCGACTATTCGAGCTTCGACGGCAATGCTTTCCGCCTCGTGGGCGACGTGGCGAACGGCGGGCTAGGCCTCGTGCCCGAGCCGACGACCCTCGCGCTCGCTGGCCTGGGCCTGGCTGCCCTGGCTCGGCGGCGCCGTCGCGCCGGCTGA
- a CDS encoding zinc ribbon domain-containing protein: MLCPKCGHDNPIQRLYCDECGAELQHDLAQVQAAVDIEIQRDKAKRTTHAIRWLVGVAFALFVIGILFRNAYKDLPANDVVPFIAAPTVELEVPPTAVTRKFGLELPAPRVAAPPRATLDAPTFKAKVLDEAFRRIAVTVQATGFKQPLTGLLVTDVVLRFTPSGEAASVPLAPCEIISLRPQANGLWEVAARSLEKPCKGTIAGAQTLDLHVVHRGPDNKLTTTAFPLRNLVEIKPIGAAQP, from the coding sequence ATGCTCTGCCCGAAGTGCGGTCACGACAACCCCATCCAGCGCCTCTACTGCGACGAGTGCGGCGCCGAGCTCCAGCACGATCTCGCCCAGGTGCAGGCCGCCGTGGACATCGAGATCCAGCGCGACAAGGCCAAGCGGACGACCCACGCGATCCGCTGGCTGGTCGGCGTAGCCTTCGCCCTGTTCGTCATCGGCATCCTCTTCCGCAACGCCTACAAGGACTTGCCGGCCAACGATGTCGTGCCGTTCATCGCGGCGCCCACGGTCGAGCTCGAGGTCCCACCCACCGCGGTCACCCGCAAGTTCGGGCTCGAGCTTCCCGCGCCGCGGGTTGCCGCGCCACCGAGGGCCACCCTCGACGCCCCGACGTTCAAGGCCAAGGTGCTCGACGAGGCCTTCCGCCGAATCGCCGTCACCGTGCAGGCCACCGGCTTCAAGCAGCCGCTCACGGGGCTGCTCGTCACCGACGTCGTCCTGCGGTTCACCCCGAGCGGCGAGGCGGCCTCCGTGCCCCTCGCCCCCTGCGAGATCATCAGCCTTCGTCCGCAGGCCAACGGGCTGTGGGAAGTGGCCGCTCGATCGCTCGAGAAGCCCTGCAAAGGCACGATCGCGGGCGCCCAGACCCTCGACCTGCACGTCGTACACCGCGGCCCCGACAACAAGCTGACCACCACCGCCTTCCCCCTGCGCAACCTCGTCGAGATCAAGCCGATCGGGGCCGCCCAGCCGTGA
- the lepB gene encoding signal peptidase I, with amino-acid sequence MSPRDILSSVVFYLGVTVVTVLLLRFGTQYGLEKVAQDFTRMEPRLERGGHLFVNKWARLPQDLEYEDIIMYRRPLWKRASYQYEFARVVGKPGDVVELIGSKLWRAERREGKLEPRQPVTEPFLNPRDRPADFSAVLVPRNTVLVMFDSRNHREPLRDLLIPVRAIRGRVIR; translated from the coding sequence ATGTCACCCCGCGACATCCTCAGCTCGGTCGTCTTCTATCTCGGCGTCACCGTCGTCACCGTGCTGCTCCTGCGGTTCGGCACGCAGTACGGCCTCGAGAAGGTGGCCCAGGACTTCACCCGCATGGAGCCGCGCCTGGAGCGTGGCGGCCACCTCTTCGTGAACAAGTGGGCGAGACTGCCGCAGGACCTGGAGTACGAGGACATTATCATGTACCGGCGCCCGCTGTGGAAGCGCGCCTCGTACCAGTACGAGTTCGCCCGCGTGGTGGGCAAGCCGGGCGACGTCGTGGAGCTGATCGGCTCGAAGCTCTGGCGGGCCGAGCGCCGCGAGGGCAAGCTCGAGCCCCGGCAGCCTGTGACCGAGCCGTTCCTGAACCCGCGCGACCGCCCGGCCGACTTCAGCGCCGTGCTCGTACCCCGCAACACCGTGCTCGTGATGTTCGACAGCCGCAACCACCGCGAGCCGTTGCGCGACCTGCTCATCCCCGTCCGCGCCATCCGCGGGCGCGTGATTCGCTAG
- a CDS encoding serine/threonine-protein kinase, with protein sequence MSDANAKPPGPEQGLPDLSKCELVQELGTTTEGPTLVVRDAATGRRFVLKIYDKSLLRDGEFAARVRRDAQLASGLVHPNVVRVFGAAEWLGDLVVVRDYVEGASLAEVLATKGKLGATETLSVALAATLALERGRQVGLTHEAVSPTNLLVARDGSVKLADLGVAKLRPVEPSISKTGVAVRSPAYLPPEYFELRGSLDTRSDLFSLGTVLYQCLSGQTPFKGDTTAEVTFAVRNGIFRPLREAAPEVSRSFANIIEKLLQSRPADRYENPMALLADLEAVRAGRVPEAQRKAVAEAIREKQEAERQAAAAPAPAVAAAAAPAPAPPRPHRTWAATAAIVLVLAATAAFIVFGPRGKPPARKGVGESIEAPVPVEDPAARARKAREELERVSKASEQGKALEPADKLAAVQAEMNQLQEIEKTYAGTEAAAEAQKRLRPLQAEAAFQSALLYAREHPADREGIAARLREIVEKYRDTAAGYSAERRLDEFEDIARKKAQALFDQARQRARDLAGKRRFGEALAQFDELLAANPPEAIKQNVLLEKNAITSEAERAYLDVQRRAQEKIAGNYYEEAKTLYDQVVATFGVEPFVGRAKSEIAIITPLLKSAAARRLEAIDAAKYQFFLTRLEPSLAQARTWELAAATAEAEKLRAELRTAGIENYLDAYLGDLALLSSLKARVVRRLGDAASPVAVRDFSLGKLGGKFDPQWLEARVVQADDATVVFRYGELDVRRTWSQFAPDELYKLGILATDRNDPQAHLALGVHCLYANLPTVAARELHLAKPGAPDAAASYLQRVDVLLGMEKAAPAAGPQEEASRLLLEAKRYMNEQAWDRALYRLATLREKHASKVYDISANLDDINQRIAQCKKQVEKLEIEANLALGREVTPLRESLFDDWQQRFGKWALEKGVLTCDNPEEHDAECLFSLRHPPAYELRASVRVVEGTGALLRLAGKARPNLAFWVHAGKPDLVGLTMAQPEDQQADERRTQPFAFKPGEWYEIRATVSPMNVQVTIGDAYAVRMPNKLPADPSGLQTYGFVVNPKSRAEFRDFAVRALREQ encoded by the coding sequence ATGAGCGACGCGAACGCGAAGCCGCCTGGCCCTGAGCAGGGCCTGCCCGACCTGTCGAAGTGCGAGCTCGTGCAGGAGCTCGGCACGACGACCGAAGGCCCCACCCTCGTGGTGCGCGACGCCGCCACCGGCCGCCGCTTCGTGCTCAAGATCTACGACAAGAGCTTGCTCCGCGACGGCGAGTTCGCCGCGCGCGTGCGGCGCGACGCCCAACTGGCCAGCGGGCTGGTCCACCCCAACGTGGTGCGTGTGTTCGGCGCCGCCGAGTGGCTGGGCGACCTGGTGGTCGTGCGCGACTACGTCGAGGGCGCCTCGCTCGCCGAGGTGCTCGCGACCAAAGGCAAGCTGGGCGCCACCGAGACCCTCTCGGTGGCGCTCGCCGCCACCCTGGCCCTCGAACGGGGCCGCCAGGTGGGCCTCACGCACGAGGCGGTGTCGCCCACCAACCTGCTCGTGGCGCGCGACGGCAGCGTGAAGCTGGCCGACCTGGGCGTCGCCAAGCTGCGCCCCGTCGAGCCGTCCATCAGCAAGACCGGCGTCGCCGTCCGCTCGCCCGCCTACCTGCCGCCCGAGTACTTCGAGCTGCGCGGCTCGCTGGACACCCGCTCGGACCTCTTCTCGCTCGGCACCGTGCTGTACCAGTGCCTGAGCGGCCAGACCCCCTTCAAGGGCGACACGACGGCCGAGGTGACGTTTGCCGTCCGCAACGGCATCTTCCGCCCGCTCCGCGAGGCGGCGCCCGAGGTGTCGCGCTCCTTCGCCAACATCATCGAGAAGCTCCTCCAATCCCGGCCCGCCGATCGCTACGAGAATCCCATGGCCTTGCTGGCCGACCTCGAGGCCGTGCGCGCCGGCCGCGTGCCGGAGGCGCAACGCAAGGCCGTGGCCGAAGCGATCCGCGAGAAGCAGGAGGCCGAGCGGCAGGCCGCCGCCGCGCCGGCGCCGGCCGTCGCGGCAGCCGCGGCCCCGGCCCCCGCGCCCCCGCGCCCGCATCGCACATGGGCCGCCACCGCGGCCATCGTGCTCGTGCTGGCCGCCACCGCGGCCTTCATCGTCTTCGGCCCGCGCGGCAAGCCCCCCGCCAGGAAGGGCGTGGGCGAGAGCATCGAGGCCCCCGTGCCCGTCGAGGACCCTGCCGCCCGGGCCCGCAAGGCGCGCGAGGAGCTGGAGCGGGTCAGCAAGGCCTCCGAACAGGGCAAGGCGCTCGAACCGGCCGACAAGCTCGCGGCCGTGCAGGCCGAGATGAACCAGCTCCAGGAGATCGAGAAGACGTACGCCGGCACCGAGGCGGCGGCCGAGGCCCAGAAGCGTCTCCGCCCGCTCCAGGCCGAAGCCGCCTTCCAGAGCGCCCTGCTCTACGCGCGCGAGCACCCGGCCGACCGCGAGGGCATCGCGGCGCGCCTGCGCGAGATCGTCGAGAAGTACCGCGACACGGCGGCCGGCTACAGCGCGGAACGCCGCCTCGACGAGTTCGAAGACATCGCGCGGAAAAAGGCCCAGGCCCTCTTCGACCAGGCCCGCCAGCGGGCGCGCGACCTGGCCGGCAAGCGGCGCTTCGGCGAGGCCCTCGCCCAATTCGACGAGCTCCTGGCCGCCAACCCGCCCGAGGCGATCAAGCAGAATGTGCTGCTCGAGAAGAACGCCATCACCTCGGAGGCGGAGCGCGCGTACCTGGACGTGCAACGCCGCGCCCAAGAGAAGATCGCGGGCAACTACTACGAGGAGGCGAAGACCCTCTACGACCAGGTGGTGGCCACATTCGGCGTCGAGCCCTTCGTGGGCCGGGCCAAGAGCGAGATCGCCATCATCACCCCCCTGCTCAAGAGCGCCGCGGCCCGACGCCTCGAAGCCATTGACGCCGCGAAATACCAATTCTTCCTCACTCGCCTCGAGCCCTCGCTGGCCCAGGCGCGCACCTGGGAGCTGGCCGCGGCAACCGCCGAGGCCGAGAAACTGCGCGCCGAGCTCCGCACGGCCGGCATCGAGAACTACCTCGACGCCTACCTGGGCGACCTGGCCCTCCTCTCGAGCCTCAAAGCCCGCGTGGTGCGCCGCCTGGGCGACGCCGCCAGCCCCGTGGCCGTGCGCGACTTCTCCCTCGGCAAGCTCGGCGGCAAGTTCGACCCCCAGTGGCTCGAGGCCCGCGTGGTGCAGGCCGACGACGCCACCGTGGTGTTCCGCTACGGCGAACTCGACGTCCGCCGCACCTGGAGCCAATTCGCGCCCGACGAGCTCTACAAGCTGGGCATCCTGGCCACCGACCGCAACGACCCGCAGGCCCACCTCGCCCTCGGCGTGCACTGCCTCTACGCCAACCTGCCCACGGTGGCCGCCCGCGAGCTGCACCTGGCCAAGCCGGGCGCGCCCGACGCCGCCGCCTCCTACCTCCAGCGGGTGGACGTGTTGCTGGGGATGGAGAAGGCCGCACCCGCCGCCGGCCCGCAGGAGGAGGCCAGCCGCCTGCTCCTCGAGGCCAAGCGCTACATGAACGAGCAGGCCTGGGACCGCGCCCTCTACCGCCTCGCCACCCTGCGCGAGAAGCACGCCAGCAAGGTCTACGACATCTCGGCCAACCTCGACGACATCAACCAGCGCATCGCCCAGTGCAAGAAGCAGGTCGAGAAGCTCGAGATCGAGGCCAACCTGGCCCTAGGCAGAGAGGTCACCCCCCTGCGCGAGAGCCTCTTCGACGACTGGCAGCAGCGTTTCGGCAAGTGGGCGCTCGAGAAGGGCGTGCTCACCTGCGACAACCCCGAGGAGCACGACGCCGAGTGCCTCTTCAGCTTGCGCCACCCCCCCGCCTACGAGCTGCGCGCCAGCGTGCGCGTGGTCGAGGGCACGGGCGCGCTCCTGCGCCTGGCCGGCAAGGCCCGGCCCAACCTCGCCTTCTGGGTCCACGCGGGCAAGCCCGACCTCGTGGGCCTCACCATGGCCCAACCCGAAGACCAGCAGGCCGACGAGCGCCGCACCCAGCCCTTCGCGTTCAAGCCGGGCGAGTGGTACGAGATTCGCGCCACCGTGAGCCCGATGAACGTTCAGGTCACCATCGGCGACGCCTACGCCGTCCGCATGCCCAACAAGCTCCCGGCCGACCCCTCCGGCCTCCAGACCTACGGCTTCGTCGTCAACCCCAAGAGCCGCGCCGAGTTCCGCGACTTCGCCGTGCGCGCCCTGCGCGAGCAATAG
- a CDS encoding HEAT repeat domain-containing protein, whose product MRRTMRWAGAALMLAGALRAGEAPEAPPPAARGEDSHRVVEAIARLKMPDRRDRLQALETIKRFPDKAVPVLIRAARSDDATFRARVAHALGLVGKGDRDAVWALTVLLRDPEAFVRREAIAALVQAGDASAVPPLEPLLEDRVEAVRADAALAIVALQPEKGLERLRAWLAHPDARLRRTAVAELLARKDPELPKALPELLKDKDASARAEAAAALARLGGSSAVPALVELLADPEPAVRSAAIIALKDLQAAQVAPRLVDLLSDKSEEVQLEAVSALGALQARNAIPALTALLSAPSRRLRERAAVALGLFREHARAAAPGLILLLGDEDEGVRQKADLALRLILRANVGFQAGGSVEHRQQAAAKWQEVWRKSQTASPKSK is encoded by the coding sequence ATGCGCAGGACCATGCGATGGGCGGGAGCAGCACTGATGCTTGCGGGCGCCCTGCGCGCCGGCGAAGCGCCCGAGGCCCCGCCCCCGGCCGCCCGCGGCGAGGATAGCCATCGCGTGGTCGAGGCCATCGCCCGCCTCAAGATGCCCGACCGCCGGGACCGGCTCCAGGCCCTCGAGACCATCAAGCGCTTCCCCGACAAGGCCGTGCCCGTGCTCATCCGCGCCGCGCGGAGCGACGACGCCACCTTCCGCGCCCGCGTGGCCCACGCCCTGGGGCTCGTGGGCAAAGGCGACCGCGATGCCGTCTGGGCGCTCACGGTGCTGCTGCGCGACCCCGAGGCGTTCGTGCGCCGCGAGGCGATCGCGGCCCTCGTGCAGGCGGGAGACGCCTCCGCCGTGCCGCCGCTCGAGCCCCTGCTCGAGGACCGCGTGGAGGCCGTGAGGGCCGACGCCGCGCTCGCCATTGTGGCGCTCCAGCCCGAGAAGGGGCTCGAGCGCCTGCGGGCCTGGCTTGCGCACCCCGATGCCCGCCTCCGCCGCACCGCCGTCGCCGAGCTGCTCGCCCGCAAGGACCCCGAGCTGCCCAAGGCCCTGCCCGAGCTGCTGAAGGACAAGGACGCCTCGGCCCGCGCGGAGGCAGCGGCGGCCCTGGCGCGCCTCGGCGGCAGCAGCGCCGTGCCGGCCCTGGTCGAGCTGCTCGCCGACCCCGAGCCGGCGGTTCGCTCGGCGGCGATCATCGCCCTCAAGGACCTGCAAGCCGCCCAGGTGGCCCCGAGGCTGGTGGACCTCCTGAGCGACAAGAGCGAGGAGGTGCAGCTCGAGGCCGTGTCGGCCCTTGGCGCGCTTCAGGCCCGAAACGCCATCCCCGCCTTGACTGCTCTGCTCAGCGCGCCCTCGCGGCGGCTCCGCGAGCGGGCCGCGGTGGCCCTGGGCCTCTTCCGCGAGCACGCGCGCGCCGCGGCGCCCGGCCTCATCCTGCTGCTCGGCGACGAAGACGAAGGGGTGCGCCAGAAGGCCGACCTCGCCCTCCGCCTCATCCTGCGCGCCAATGTGGGGTTCCAGGCCGGCGGCTCGGTCGAGCACCGCCAGCAGGCCGCGGCCAAGTGGCAGGAGGTCTGGCGCAAGAGCCAGACCGCCTCGCCCAAGAGCAAGTGA
- a CDS encoding protein kinase, giving the protein MPEPHGPPQAPSPKPPGADGPPVLGDFEILDRIGQGGMGTVFKARQRSMDRLVAVKVLRPALASDAAYVERFWREARAAARLSHPNIVLAITAGEDHGYYYFVMEYVEGHTVGLLLKAGPLAEQNALRITLQIARALDYAWSKERIVHRDIKPGNILITPDGTAKLADLGLAHEVTLEDEDAFGADRKILGTPHYIAPEQIQRRPDLDVRCDLYALGATLFHMVTGRAPFEGRNTKALLNKHLREPAPDPRELRPELSDGLARILQKLLAKDRDDRYPDAKSLAADIEAVLRGESLGVKPLPPPRLRYSAARSSNLAPSIVGTLLLVFGLIVLVVIAFRALTGPPEPPKGRRDPTPRERPPEDPRLQAAERAWRAAESYAQAHPADAPGAIARLRDVESAYPGTPAAESALTLRHQLEADLERSNKEALAALVARAEALVAETRYADALALFDKLPPGLAAKGWRERAAAARAAAEKQAREAFLAALARGDTLARSGQTDEAVRAYEAAGAALPDSWRAEVAQRIADARRAQKELAERARAEREVARLRLLGELMDLYRARKYDEAAERLKGLIETAPAETREELKAELAEVAKLQDLWARTDRGASRMVGQRFVIRGIQGELVAVKGTRLTIRTPGGSFSEEIRNLNADQILALVLPELTSLEGPVAAARFLIAEGNLEAAAKRLQPLGDVRSDVVALRARLQRFESVAALLAALKELEEARALVAGGDPDRGAAALRAFLARFGKRPDAAALCLEAERLLQEAAAPRPPRWGHVGGRAVARPDARVRGTPDDPLYLTERHGLSAYRIAVPNGTYLVRLHFAETSPGVTGIGQRVFSVTCEGRAVLRDLDILRETNDRRFTALVKEFSVEVADGELTIEFIPKLQDPVVNAIEVAPQAGGAPILINCGAPRDYQDRSGRTWQRDQEYAPSPPPPAVPPPRKQEP; this is encoded by the coding sequence ATGCCCGAACCCCATGGCCCGCCCCAGGCCCCCAGCCCGAAGCCGCCCGGCGCCGACGGCCCGCCCGTGCTCGGCGACTTCGAGATCCTGGACCGCATCGGCCAGGGCGGGATGGGCACGGTGTTCAAGGCCCGGCAGCGCTCGATGGACCGCCTGGTGGCGGTCAAGGTGCTGCGGCCCGCCCTCGCGAGCGACGCGGCCTACGTCGAGCGCTTCTGGCGCGAGGCCCGCGCCGCGGCCCGCCTCAGCCACCCCAACATCGTGCTCGCCATCACCGCGGGCGAGGACCACGGCTACTATTACTTCGTCATGGAGTACGTCGAGGGCCACACCGTGGGCCTTCTGCTCAAGGCCGGGCCGCTGGCCGAGCAGAATGCCCTCCGCATCACCCTCCAGATCGCCCGTGCCCTCGACTACGCGTGGTCCAAGGAACGTATCGTCCACCGCGACATCAAGCCCGGCAACATCCTCATCACGCCCGACGGCACGGCGAAGCTCGCAGATCTGGGCCTCGCCCACGAGGTGACGCTCGAGGATGAGGACGCCTTTGGCGCCGACCGCAAGATCCTGGGCACGCCGCACTACATCGCGCCCGAGCAGATTCAGCGCCGGCCCGACCTCGACGTGCGCTGCGACCTCTATGCCCTGGGCGCCACCCTGTTTCACATGGTCACGGGCCGCGCGCCTTTCGAGGGCCGCAACACCAAGGCCCTCCTGAACAAGCACCTGCGCGAGCCGGCGCCCGACCCGCGCGAGCTGCGGCCCGAGCTCAGCGACGGCCTCGCCCGCATCCTCCAGAAGCTCCTGGCCAAGGACCGCGACGACCGCTACCCCGACGCCAAGAGCCTCGCGGCCGACATCGAGGCGGTCCTGCGCGGCGAGAGCCTGGGCGTCAAGCCGCTGCCGCCCCCGCGCCTGCGCTACAGCGCCGCCCGGTCCTCGAACCTCGCGCCCTCAATCGTCGGCACCCTGCTGCTCGTGTTCGGCCTCATCGTTCTCGTGGTCATCGCCTTCCGCGCCCTCACCGGGCCGCCCGAGCCGCCCAAGGGCCGCCGGGACCCCACGCCCCGCGAACGCCCGCCCGAGGACCCGCGGCTCCAGGCCGCCGAGCGGGCCTGGCGGGCCGCCGAGAGCTACGCGCAGGCCCATCCCGCCGATGCCCCGGGCGCCATCGCCCGCCTGCGCGACGTGGAGTCAGCCTACCCGGGCACCCCGGCCGCCGAGAGCGCCCTCACGCTGCGCCACCAGCTCGAGGCGGACCTCGAGCGCAGCAACAAGGAGGCGCTGGCGGCCCTCGTCGCCCGAGCCGAGGCCCTCGTCGCCGAGACGCGCTATGCCGACGCCCTGGCCCTCTTCGACAAACTGCCGCCCGGGCTCGCGGCCAAGGGCTGGCGCGAGCGGGCCGCCGCCGCCCGGGCCGCCGCCGAGAAGCAGGCCCGCGAGGCCTTCCTCGCCGCCCTCGCGCGCGGCGACACGCTGGCGCGCAGCGGCCAGACCGACGAGGCCGTGCGCGCCTACGAAGCGGCTGGCGCCGCGCTGCCCGACTCCTGGCGCGCCGAAGTGGCGCAGCGCATCGCAGATGCGCGCCGCGCCCAGAAGGAACTGGCCGAGCGCGCCAGGGCCGAGCGAGAGGTCGCACGCCTCCGCCTCCTCGGCGAACTCATGGACCTCTACCGCGCGCGCAAGTACGACGAGGCCGCCGAACGCCTCAAGGGCCTCATCGAGACGGCGCCTGCCGAGACCCGCGAGGAACTCAAAGCCGAGTTGGCCGAGGTGGCCAAACTCCAGGACCTCTGGGCCCGCACCGACCGGGGCGCCAGCCGCATGGTCGGCCAGCGCTTCGTCATCCGCGGCATCCAGGGCGAGCTGGTAGCCGTCAAGGGCACCCGCCTCACCATCCGCACCCCCGGCGGCTCCTTCAGCGAGGAGATTCGCAACCTCAACGCCGACCAGATCCTCGCCCTCGTGCTGCCCGAGCTGACCTCGCTCGAGGGCCCCGTGGCCGCCGCGCGCTTCCTCATCGCCGAGGGGAACCTCGAGGCCGCCGCCAAGCGCCTCCAGCCGCTCGGCGACGTGCGGAGCGACGTCGTCGCCCTCCGGGCGCGGCTCCAGCGCTTCGAGTCCGTCGCGGCCCTCCTCGCGGCGCTCAAGGAGCTGGAGGAGGCCCGCGCCCTCGTGGCCGGCGGCGACCCGGACCGCGGCGCCGCCGCCCTCCGCGCCTTCCTGGCCCGCTTCGGCAAGCGGCCCGACGCCGCCGCCCTCTGCCTGGAGGCCGAGCGCCTGCTCCAGGAGGCCGCCGCCCCACGCCCGCCCCGCTGGGGCCACGTGGGCGGCCGCGCCGTCGCCCGCCCCGACGCCCGCGTGCGAGGCACGCCCGACGACCCGCTCTACCTCACCGAGCGCCACGGCCTGAGCGCCTACCGAATCGCCGTGCCCAACGGCACCTATCTCGTGCGCCTGCACTTCGCCGAAACGTCTCCCGGCGTCACAGGCATCGGGCAGCGCGTCTTCTCCGTCACCTGCGAGGGCCGGGCGGTGTTGCGCGACCTCGACATCCTGCGGGAGACGAACGACCGGCGCTTCACGGCGCTGGTCAAGGAGTTCAGCGTCGAGGTCGCCGACGGCGAGCTGACGATCGAGTTCATCCCCAAGCTCCAGGACCCGGTGGTCAACGCCATCGAGGTCGCGCCTCAGGCCGGCGGCGCGCCCATCCTCATCAACTGCGGCGCCCCCCGCGACTACCAGGACCGCAGCGGCCGCACGTGGCAGCGAGACCAGGAGTACGCGCCCTCGCCGCCCCCGCCCGCGGTGCCCCCTCCCCGAAAGCAGGAACCATGA
- a CDS encoding sugar phosphate isomerase/epimerase, which produces MTPRDELKLSMWTSFFIDLSPEDALRELARAGWRYAELSDEHGKALLERGDPAAVGGAFRRFAQDSGVAVEQGHLWLTVDIAPADEATRRQTVAALRRWLDLYLALQIPAAVIHPGGAGLVDPAARLEAQVRTLDELAAHVRGSGLVLCVENCSSGDALRPLLAATPPDAVGVCLDTGHLNLTAESQAAFIRACGPRLRALHLAENDKSGDQHNLPYARGGSVPWGEVAEALAQASYQGLLNFEVPGENRCPLPVRRLKLAYLQHFAGWIFARNAPSPC; this is translated from the coding sequence ATGACGCCCCGGGACGAACTGAAACTCTCGATGTGGACGAGCTTCTTCATTGACCTCTCGCCCGAGGACGCCCTGCGCGAGCTGGCCCGCGCGGGCTGGCGCTACGCCGAGCTCTCGGACGAGCACGGCAAGGCCCTCCTCGAGCGCGGCGACCCTGCCGCCGTGGGCGGCGCCTTCCGCCGCTTCGCCCAGGACAGCGGTGTGGCGGTCGAGCAGGGCCATCTGTGGCTCACGGTGGACATCGCGCCGGCCGACGAGGCGACCCGCCGCCAGACTGTCGCGGCCCTCCGACGCTGGCTCGACCTGTATCTCGCCCTCCAGATTCCCGCCGCCGTCATCCACCCCGGCGGCGCCGGCCTCGTGGATCCCGCGGCCAGGCTGGAGGCCCAAGTGCGCACTCTCGATGAGCTGGCCGCGCACGTGCGTGGCAGCGGCCTCGTGCTCTGTGTCGAAAACTGCTCGTCAGGCGACGCCTTGAGGCCCCTTCTCGCCGCCACGCCGCCCGACGCTGTGGGCGTGTGCCTCGACACCGGCCACCTCAACCTCACCGCCGAGAGCCAGGCCGCCTTCATTCGGGCCTGCGGGCCGCGCCTGCGCGCACTGCACCTCGCCGAGAACGACAAGAGCGGCGACCAGCACAACCTGCCCTACGCCCGCGGCGGCTCCGTGCCGTGGGGCGAGGTGGCCGAGGCCCTCGCCCAGGCGTCGTACCAGGGGCTGCTCAACTTCGAGGTGCCCGGCGAAAACCGCTGCCCGCTGCCCGTGCGACGCCTCAAACTCGCCTACCTCCAGCACTTCGCCGGCTGGATCTTCGCCCGCAACGCCCCCAGCCCGTGTTGA